DNA sequence from the Antennarius striatus isolate MH-2024 chromosome 3, ASM4005453v1, whole genome shotgun sequence genome:
TATATTTGATacaaattactgtaatttattaaaCATCCCAGATTATAGTCCTTTCGATATGTTTGAAAGCATTACATTAAAAGCCACATCCTTGGATCACTCTGATCACATACATGTATTCAAGTTGAAAAAACttaacaaaaaaccccaaaacaaaacaaaacaagaatttttcattaaatactATGTTTGAAGACATGGAGAGGAAGTTAATAAAAAGTGTGTCTGTGAGTCCAGATGGAGAATGTGTGGATCACTGTGGGGAAGGATTCTTTGTGGATGTGGAGAGTAATGAATGTGAGCCTTGTCATCGTTCCTGTCGTGCCTGCGGTGGGCCACGGTTTGACGACTGTGACTCCTGCGAGGACGGATTCCTGCTGAAGAACGGGGAGTGTTTAGAAGAAAGACAGCTTGTACCCTGCCCCGAGAAATACTTCAGAAACAGTAtggcaaatatttatttcaccaATTACTAAGTAATTGTAAAAAGTTTAAGTATTATTACCTACCTCTTGTTTTTTCTGAACTCATGATAACTCCTTATTTCCATCCCATCCTGCCTGCGTACAGTATGGTACAACCCTCTCCTGTTTCTTCATTTGTACATATGTCATCTTGGCTCCTATTTGCCATTCAGGTCAGGGTGAATGTGAGCTTTGCCATTCTTCCTGTAAGACTTGCTTTGCTGCTAGGAAGGaaaactgcagcagctgcttctcAGGTAAACATGTACGGTACATACTTTATGACACTGAGCTTCAAGCATCTAAGATGTTTAGTGggcttgtgtttcatcttttagGCAAATTTGCGGCCAAAATACATTTAGTCTTTGTGGAAAAAAGACCCTTTCCAATTGACTTGtcctaaattattttcttttaaacagtggtgtaatttgtttattatttttcaggTCGCTTTTTGACTGCTCAGCAGACCTGCATGTCTCAGTGCCCATCTGGTACGTTCGCCAACAAGAAAACCAGTCAGTGTGAAGCCTGCTCCAAACAATGTGTACTGTGCCAAGATGCTCGACAATGCCAGCGCTGTCGCAGTGGGCTTTATCTGCACAATGGGGAGTGTGCAGTGGAGTGTCAGaggtgcttttctttttttcttgacttCTAAATGAACTCAAATCATAACAAGTTAGTGATAattccttcattcctctctctctgtttcccaGAGGTTTTCCTCAAGATGGTGTATGCCAGCCATGTGCTCCTGAGTGTGCATCCTGTAAAGGAAAATCTTCTTACTGTCTGAGCTGTGAGACAGACTACCTGCTGCTGGACCACTCCTGTAGGTCACACTGTCTAGAGGGCTATTACGCCTCAGAGACAGAATGCCACCGCTGTTCAGCTCACTGTAGAGAGTGCAATCAAGATGGCCTTTGTAAGAGTAAGTATGATGGGTGAAGCAGGGAAGTGTAGAGAAATGGTAGGTGTTGAGAGAAAGATTAAAGCAACTTTACTTTTATAGATGACTTGGTTTGGTGTTGAAACAGTAGATTAGCAAATGAAAAGGAAAGTGAAGTAATATACTGTaggaggaaaagacaagaaatgTAGATAACTCCTTGTTTCAATCACAAGTAAAATACAGGTTGTTTGTAAGCTAAATTGTTAGTAAGTCGTTAGTTatgaaatttcaatctataattgtcATTTCAGGTcattttaaatatcattactactctaaatcctaaaaTAATCCTACAAATAATCTAAGGCATCTTTTTTGGAGACTGCCAAAGAGAAAAGAAGCAACAATTTGTTGCAAAACATGAAACCCTGAAAAAACGATGTTGTTctgtgattaacaaattcccAACATTCTTTGAGCATGTCTGTCCAAGttgtaatgaaatatttgtaCAAAGCTgtccaaacacaaacaaaatatcaaTTGATGTCcttatcattttaatttgccCACAAATTCCTCCCTGgtgtctgattttattttttggtatttCCCCACTgctcaaatcaaacacacatacatatcaGTAACGCAGTCGCTCTCTTTCAGACTGTGACCTCTACTACTTCCTCCACAAAGATGAGTGTGTGGATGACTGTCCTGATGGCTATTTTGCCAGTGCGCAGTTGGAGGAGTGTGTACGTTGCCATGCTGATTGTGCCACATGTGATGGGCCGGACATCGATGACTGTAATGTTTGCCGCAATAGTAAAGCTGTTCGCTACAATGGAGAGTGTCTTCCTCATTGTCCAAAGGCTACTTACTATGACACGAACACAAATGAATGCAGAGGTACAGTTTATTGTAATCAGgctaaataaaattgaaaactgTACCTCAGCGGATTTACTCATAGACTGTCTTGATTTCCTCAGATTGTGACCAGTCATGTTTGACCTGCTCAGGCCATGAGCCTTCATCCTGCCTCAGCTGTGATACCAACAGGCAAAGAGATGCCAGTGGACACTGTGTGTGGTTCAGTGAGTGCTCTCTGAACTCATACAAGGACCAAAATGGGGAATGCCAACAATGTCATAAAAGCTGTCATCGCTGCTCCGGGCCAGAAAAAGATCACTGTCTCAGCTGCAATAAGCCATACTTCCTACTGAGTATGTGGAGAAATAAGCCAGGGTTagaaattttgaaaatattttaagcaTTCCGTAGAAAATATTCTTATCCATCATTGTGTTCGTCCATCAGACAGCACGTGTGTGTCGAAGTGTCCCATGGATTACTACACtcaggatgctgctgctgtgtgtgagcGCTGTCACTCCAGCTGTCACTCGTGTGTTGGTCATCACAGCGTGCAGTGTGTCACCTGTAAACCTGGATTTTTCAAGGAGGGAAGCAGCTGTGTTGAATCGTGTTCGGCAAGGTTGGAGGAGCGCAAATCAGCTATAGGTCCCTTCTTATTCTTTTTCATCAAgtatcatttcttttctttttttctcttttcagtcACTTTGGTAACAATTCCACCATGGTTTGTGAAAGATGTGATCCCTCTTGTAACCAGTGTTGGGGTCATGGTAGCAGAAATTGTCTCAGCTGTCGTGAGAATTACGTCTACGTGAGACAATGGGGTCAGTGCCTGCAGAGCTGCCCTCCAGGCTTCTATGAAGAAACCCATTCTAAGAACTGTCACAAGTGTCATCCCACCTGCAAGACTTGTACAAGTAAATTCAGCTTACCATTGTTAATTTTTCCGTTTTTATGTGTTATCACAACATTGGTTAAAGAAATGCTGTGCTATAGTTTCCctttgggtgggtgggggggtgaaactGGGGAAGTTGTAAATACAGAATCGGGTCATTGAAGCCCAAAACCATCAAAAAGAAGTCTTCTGAATATGTGTCTCACAATTGTGTATTGATAAATGTCTTAACTTTTGGGCACTTCCTGTTGTGTAATATCTCTCTTTCCAGCGGAGGGCGCTCTGGCCTGTCAGACATGTTATGAAGGCTTCACGCTCATGGGTGGTGTTACATGTACTTCACCATGCCTCCCTGGTTACTATAATGCTTTACAGGTAAACAAGTCCTGATATATAttaaaactttcattttctttatgaaaCCAATGACAGACCTATATGTAGCTGAAGTTTGGCAagtctgctcttaaaaaaaaaagcagttgcTATGTAACAAAGATTTTTCTCTTCAGGGCTCTGAATTGAAGAGTGAAGAACCACTGTGCAAAGCCTGTGATCCATCCTGCATAGACTGCCGAGGTTCTGGTGCATGGAACTGCACAATGTGTCGTGCACTCCAGATCTTGTCTGATGATGGTCGCTGCTTGTCTTGCTGTGGAAATGAAACATATGACCACAATAAACCGATACCCAGGGAGTGTTGTGACTGCAGGGCCTCACGAGGTAACTATAAACCTGTGCTtaccaaacacacatttcactgTAATATTGGGAGATAGCATTGATGTGCAAATAAGTCATTGGTTGTTTTTAGGCCATCCTTCATCTGTAATGGTTGCACTGTACAATTTAATTCCACGGTTCCTCACAATGTAGCCACgagtttcatctttctgccaAACAGTGAATTCCAGTACTGTCCAGAATGATCAGGGTTTTCTTACCCGCTGGCCAGATAGACAACACTGCTTTTCATTGagatttctaaaataaaaatcatgccAGACTGTGATTCATGTAAAGTGATACTTtgctccatcttcttctttttttcttttcagaggaATGCATCCTGGGTGTCAACTTTGCAATGAGGGATATTGATGATTTGGAGGCTCAAGGCAGCCCTGCTAAACTTTTTGTCACTGTCTGTGTACTACTGATTCTTTCTGTTGGCGGTGGAATCTTCCTTTTCCTCAGTGCACGGTCTAAATTACAAGCCATGGTCCCTCAGACCATGCTTGGTAGGTATCAGAAAGTGGACACCAATGGAGGGATTACCTCAAAACCTGGCAGCTCTTCATTTGGAGACTACAGTGACCAATTAATTGAATGTGAGGAAGATAAGGAAGACGATGAGGATGACATTGTGTACATGTCAAAAGATGGGACAATATATCGAAAATTAAAATACGGACTCTTAGATGAAGATGAGATTGAGCTAGAGTATGATGATGAGAGCATCTCATACAGATGAAAAACCTAGAAAACCATACTGGGAGCAGCTTCCTGTGATGGTTTTGCAGTTTAAGGTAAATGACAACTGACCACTCTTTGGGGATACAATGTCTGTTCAAATCTTGAAAATTCTTGGCTCTCTTGAGATCATTTTACTGCAATCAGCACATggagcagttttgtttttttcatttttatgttttttttcttcaattctAACAAACACCACCAATCAGGCCACAGTGTACAGGAACATTCAGGTGAAGTCAGATCTTACAGGTTTCAGATATTCTGTCCTTTTGGACCAAATCTGATTAAAACTtatctttttttactttgagaGTAAATAACAATTTTTCCATAatgtatatatcatatataatgTCCAACCCTTAGCCATTTCCTTGTGACAGTTTTTTCACTTGCTGCAAGCAGTATACCAAGTAACTTCTTATCATTGTTAAAATTTTCAAGAGATACATTtcccaaatatatattttcacacTAAAAAGAAGTGCTTGCACcaaatatgttttttatgtGTTCATGGATCTCTTTTCCAGTAAAGTTGTGAGAGGGATTAGCTTCATTTGTCCCACAAATTCTCCAACAGGCGTCTCCACTGCCATGATAACGTTTCTGAATTGGTGTAACAAAAAACCTCACAACATTCTTCCAACAAAATTCATACCAAATATTTGATCGTGTTGCGGTCCACTGCAAACTGCATATTTTGTCTCAACTCCCCTCAGGGATCATTGTATTCTTTttcccatttctttttttatgtactCTGTACTCCCTGTTTTGGACTGTTGGATTCTATTATATAGcttagaaaatattttcttacaaGTTTGGGACTGAGTTAATGCTAAGAATGCCAGTAGGAATCCTGTATCAAATTTTATTCATGTCTTTTCTAAATTTTGAGCGAAATGGTGTCTAACTTGCAAATATCTATAGAAATCATATTTTCCCTATGGAGCAGTTTTGAATGAAGAAAGGTGACAAGCATCAATCAAAAGTTTGTTAAATTTAGAGAATTTTAGAAGTACTGCAAAATTTTGGAATTGATTGTATTTTATCAATTTGTTGTATTGTGACCATTCCAGCATGGTcataatatttaatgtaaattaaatgtgaGGAAACTACAAATAATCACATATTGTGTTAAGTTAGACAGTTGACCCACATTAGTCATCTTAAGGCAGTTTGAGATTGAGTGTAATCTAAAACATATTGGTTGCTATaatgtttgcttcttttcatCAATAATTTGGGATTCATGTTTGATTACATAATCCAAATCCTTTGATTTGGCTTCTCATAAATATGATCTACTGTATAATAAagtttagttgttgttgttttttttgcagtctcAAAAATCAAGAGAAGTTGTGTGGTGACATGTTATTAATAGAAGTATTTCATCCAGAGGAAACattacaaatgtaaaaaattaaaaatgaaataattatttccATAGAATTCCTTTAAGAAATATTCTCTGTATGCTAATGTATTATCCCTTCTTTATTTCTGCTTCATCTAGTATAAGCACTGCTTTAATGATGGCTTTAGCGCCTGTTAATACTGTCTTTGTAATTTGTAATGTTGAGCACATGTCAAAGTGTAGGAGTCACCTCAACATTCTAAGCACGATGTGCACCGAAGCACCCATCACTAACTGAGTgtaattacattcaaatgttATAAAGTTATCAGGTGCGATCACACaaagaggaaaatattttctCCGGGTTTGGGGCCATGTCAGCTTCACACTAATAGTTTGACCATGTTTGAGCATCAGTGTTACCATGTGGTGGCCTTGCGATAATAAGAGGTCTCAGTCCCACTCAATCTAACATGTGATGACTGGAGTTTCTAGAATTTTGTTCTCACTGTGTTGATGAAATGTGTGGTGacaatgaataatttaatttaatttaatttaatacactgttataatcacGTATTTCATAGGTTTGATGAATTTTTATGAGTGTGCAGTTTGAAAACTTTCACTTGTGCTGTTGTATCGAGGTGACTTCAAAGTAATTCTGGAAAGAGATGTACTAATCTGGCAACAGACAGCAATAGCGAGGTTGAgtgtggttttgttgtttttctaacTTGCAATTGTCAATACACACCTAATTTTGAACTTAAATACATGTGTATTTACCAATGATGATtcatctgtgttttttattttgagtcCCTTGAAAATTCTGTCCACAAAGACTGTTTGTCCTGCTCCTTTCTCACAATGATTCTTGGATATAGAGAAAGCAAGCCCAAAGTGCTTCGACACGGTTATGGAGTCAAGTAAGATTGCAGATGGCCGGAGGACCGTGAAGGCAGCACGGCGCGCTCAAGGTGACGAAAATAAATGGTGTCGGACGACTTTATCCGTTGAAAACACTGACAGCCATTGCAAGTATTTGACAAACATGATACACAAAATGACAGGATCGGTTTTGGATACGATGAAGGAGCTGAAGTTACTCTTTTACAGCTTCCTGTCTTGTACATGGGAAGACGCGTTACTTGGTTCTACCTCGTAAACCGGCCCGGAGGAAACACAAGCCGGAACGAATGTTACTGTGGGTCTGGTCGGAAGCGTCTCGAACGACACAACCGTGTTGGCGGTGCGTTGCACGGTGTCTATGGGAAGTTTGATTGGGCCTGACTTGTCATTGCCAAATCTTCGTGGGactgaaagagaaagaatgcCTGGAACCTTTTGTGGAAACAAAAACACCCTCTGATTGGTTTCTGTTACATCTTGGGGGagcaaattatttatatttgaacTGAAATTATATGACATcgcacttcaaagcggtgatgtattgtaattgtcagtgttcgttcgtccatccgtccgttcaTTAGTCAGTATGTCAGTcgtcttcagattaccaccgctatatccgccgcagcgggtcacggggagccggagcctatttggcggcatagggcgtgaggcgggggacactccgtgcatgacgccagtgcaccgcggccgttcgttagtatgtccactaaaatatcttctcaaccgttgcagatagaaagaggaaacaaaaagcccattactcgggcagcaaaggggatgaaaattagataatgaccttgagaaaactaggtcagggtaaaatttcaacttctgtacattcaggaacttgataacatagaaagacgaaggaggccagtgtgagaccGTCGATCATAGCTActgctttgatttatgaaaagcactagctttggtctTTGCcctatgtaagtaggtcaggataaaatcaaagcactagctttgatcaatgcaagtaggtcagggaatttttttttttttaattgaggggtgtcgtgggatgttgcagtttgtcactgcattggttcttgtttgatgCTGTGCTGCAGCCAAGCTTGTGTGCTAAAAGCCTGTGCTTATCATTATTACATGCCACATCCCTCACAGTGATGGCGACAGTCTCACTACTGAATGTCATCAGGTTCATAGCTTTAAGAGAGACAGACCACACCTTTCAACACGTGTATTGGAATAAATGATCTGCTTGTAAAAAACTTCTCTAGCTTTTAACtgtaaaatctatttttgaAAATCTGCACTTATTGCTTCACAAAATCTCTATTTACCTtaaagaaaattgaaaataattgtaCTGTGAATAGCACATTTTATTACTGTTAAATCTGGATTCATGTGTaacattttattctgaaatcaTAATTTACTCtgtaaaatcagtaaaaataaTGTGTCATCTAAACACCTAAAAGTAaggaggttcttccagatgactggacaactacagctaatgtgatcagggagacaggtaagagagtacttggtgtgtcatctggaaggaaagtagataaggagacttggtggtggaatgaggaggtacaggagtgtatacagagaaagaggttagctaagaataagtgggacactgagaggactgaggagaatagacaggagtacagggagatgcagcgtaaggtgaaggtagaggtagcaaaggccaaacaagaagcttatgatgacttgtatgctaggttggacagtaaggagggagagactgatctatacaggttggcaagacagagagatagagatgggaagtacatgcagcaggttagggtgattaaggatagggatggaagtctattgaaaggtgccagtagtgtgatgggaggatggaaagagtactttgaagagttgatgaacgtggaaaatgagagagaacaaagactagaagaggtgactgttgtggaccaggatgtagcaaagattagtcaggatgaagtgaggagggcattgaagaggatgaagagtggaaaggcagtcggtcctgatgatatacctgtagaggtttggaagtgcctaggagacGTGGCagtagtttctgactgggttgttcaacaggatcttagatggtgagaaaatgcctgaagaatggagaagtgtgttggtgcccatttttaagaacaagggagatgtgtagagttgtggcaactacagaggaataaagctggagccatacaatgaagttatgggaaagagtagtggaagctagactaagggcagaagtgaacatttgtgagcagcagtatagttcatgccaaaaaagagtactacagatgcagtatttgctttgaggatgttgacagagaagtacagagaaggccagaggaagctgcattgtgtttttgtagatctggagaaagcttatgacagggtgcccagagaggaactgtggtattgtatgaggaagtctggagtggcagagaagtatgttagagctgtgcaggacatgtatgaggactgtaagacagtggtgaggtgtgctgtaggtgtgacagaggagttcaaggtggaggtgggactgcatcagggatcagctctgagccccttcttgtttgctatggtgatggacaggctgacagacgaggttagacaggaatctccatggactatgatgtttgcagatgacattgtgatctgcagtgagagcagggaagaggtggaggagaagctagagaggtggaggtttgtcctggaaaggagaggaatgaaggttagccgcagtaagacagagtacatgtgtgtgaatgagagggacccaagtggaagagtaaggttacagggagaagagatcaagaaggtggaggattttaagtacttagggtcaacagtccagagcaatggagagtgtggaaaagaggtgaagaagtgtgtacaggcaggatggaatgggtggaggaaagtgtcaggtgtgatgtgtgatagaagagtttcagctaagaTTAAATGAAAGGCGTACAAAACTgtagtgagaccagcgatgctgtttggtctagagacagtgtcactgaggaaaaggcaggagacagagctggaggtagcagagatgaagatgctgaggttctctctttgggagtgaccaggaaggataggatcaggaatgatttggacatgtccagaggagagataatgaatatattggtagaaggatgctgagttttgaactgccatgaaggaggcctagaggaagaccaaagaggacgtatatggatgtaatgaaagaggacatgaaggtagttggtgtgagagaagaggatgcaaaggacagggttagatggaggcaattgactcgctgtggtgacccctgaagggaaaaggcgaaagaaaaagaagtgtttGACAAGAGTGCTAATTTTCCATTTTAGGAttgacatccatccattcagccGTCTCTCTATCTGTCCGTGTATTATTTCATAACGCAAAGGCTGTGGCAGTACAAAAAGATCTATAGGCTGCCAAGCAattcaaaaacatatttatttcaatGTGATCCTCTGTGtaaactaaaacaaataaaagcaaaaaaagacaaacacttgACCCAGTTCCAGGAATATAGTGAGGTAAAATGTACTGTATTGGTATTAAAAACTTCCCCCTGTACCAGGTTTGAAAACCAGGACATCgaaattgaaaataatttattctgaACATTTAATGCTTTACAGGATGAATCATTATTAAGTAATTATTTAACttgaacataataaaaaaaaattcacttccCCCTTCCAGTGGTGCATTAACAGGGTGGATCTTCTATAACTTTCTACTACATTTCCAGTTCACTTACTGGACTgataacataaaaaatgttaCTAAATAGGAATTGAAACATAACAGGAAAAACAGCTAAGCTCTAAATTCcaagaattcattcatttactctttaagttacatttatttacactttAACTTACAATATAGGCTTGGAAAAGAAGTTTAAAACTATATAAATGGATTGAAACACCTTCAAGACATTTTCATCATAAATTCTTTACAAGTCGTCAATTTTACCACATAGCAGTaataacacaaacatgttttcctgCAGAAACCTCAGCATGAGTGTGTTCTCACATTTTATATCTTTGCTCTTAATAAATATCACACCTCAGGAGCTGTGGACCTTTTACTACGTCATATCATTTCATTAACCATCAAATTGTTTTACAATCTGTAGCAAACTTAAAGACAGTCTTAACACTAGGAAAGCCGTATTGAAAACCTAAAATGAAATAATCACCATGCAAAAGGCCCTGCTTGTCCGTTAATCTTTGTCAACTTCAGACCAGCCAGAACAATTTTCCTATCAACCCAGCTGGTTGATAACAGAACGGCTGTACCATTTAAATATGTTGACACTATTCTTAATGACTCTTCAAAGCATGGTTTACAGATAGCCCATCTAATAAATAACCATGCTAATGCTTATTTAATGGTTCCTCTATGTAATGGATCACTAATCACAAATTTCATCTAGGGTTCAAAATGTTTCTAGGGCAGTTATAAACAAGGCTTTTGTATCAAAAGATGAGATGAAGGTCATTttcttgaaacaaaaaaataaaaggaggaaACAAGGACACTTTAATAtcattaatttatattattataatctaAGCTCCTTGTCTTAAAAAGGTTACAGTGCATGAAGTCATCCAACTGTGCAAGTGTTTTGAAACTCACACCTGGAATTTTTCGTGAAACCATCACATGTAGAAATACAGAAAAGTTATTTTTCACCTTGATTACATAGGCTTCACAAAGATGAGGTTATGGTCGTTTGTGTTACTCTTTTTATACAGACTGTCACAAAAGCACTTGAATATTGTGGTCATGTCATCTCAAAATGTGCATTTTGGGCATCTTCTCGCATAAAAGATTCAAAATACAGCATGACCAACTGGACCCAAAAGCTTCATAAACTGTAAAACTAAAGATACATTAAAACATCAATTTAGTGGCTGGATGTAATGcaagaaaatggaaatgaaatagctgttaaaaaattttcataaagtaaaagaaaaatatatcaaatatatcCATGTACAGCCATGAAAACAAGGTACAGATCTCAGAATGAGGCTGCAAACTTTACCAATTTTATACACACATGTGCTTGGGAACTTGCGTTGTTCTGTCTcatttgtgtgtgactgtttgcACAAATTGGTGCACTAATGGCCATCTCTCAGTGACCATTCAATATAGTCTGTGACATTGACGAAGAAGTAGGGGGCATGGTTGAAGACGTACTGGGTGCGCTGGTAAAGAAGTTGTCTTCTCTCAGTTTCAGATGCTCAGGGAGCTCCAGCTTGACCTTGGCCTCCTCAATGTCATTGGTGATGGCCATAATGAGGGCTTCTATTAGCAAAAAAGATACAATAGAGATGACGAGATACAGAGAAGTCAGAAGCTCCATTCGGAGAGTGTCAAAACATGTCTGCTTTTATTCTACTCTGATACTTTGTGTGAACGCAATGAAATCACAACAGTGAGTTTGTTCTGCTTCTTTCCAGGCTATCAAAGTAGTATTTGTGGCAAAATACATTTGTATGAATGCGAGTTGGAAAAGCAGAATGGAGCTGTGATGTTtagacaatatactgtattaagtGTGAGGCCAAAACTGGAAAATACCTTGAATTTGTGAACAAACTAAAGTGTATTGTGTGAACAAACTCATTTTGTTGCACCACTTTTATGTGATCTCCATGTGAAAAAGACTACAGAAGTCAGTGAAACCTGCAAAAATAATATTGATGTGTAAAAGAATTGGAAGCCATGATAGGTTGTGGAAAAATAATAAGCTCTGGAGGCTTGAGACATACAGACTCAGAGAGAATGGCGTCTTACCAAGTGAGTTGAAGCTTGTCTCTGGACGGATGTAGCCCACCACAACAAAACTGAGAATCCCCCCATAAAAGTCCTCTTTGAATGTGTGAATCAAATGGGCCTCCTAGAACCACAAAAAAAGACCTTGAGGAACTTGCCAGTACTTTTTCACCTCTAAAAGCTCTCAAGGACTTCAGTTAATATCAAAGTTGCTGGCATTTCCTGTTTGGGATTACTGCCAGCTGCAGGGTTAACAGCTAGAAATGAAAATCTTACATGTTTTGCACCTTTTATCCCAGACTATCTCCTGTTGGCAAAACAGGGACATCTCTCGATGACCCCTGCAGACTACACGTATGGTAATTACAtgattgtgaaaaaaaacaaaacaaaaaagaaaaacaacttcaatgctgtataataataaatattcaataaaaccATGATGAGTTTTGGTGCCACTGCAGGAAATGTGATTTCAAGACAGTGCTGTGGAAGAGAAGTTGTATTTGTGTTCATCACTACCATCACTACCCTGGGCTGTCTTAgaatggcatttaaaaaaaaaaaaaagattttgcatGTGTATATCttctcacaaaaacacaaaattatcttGCACTGAATGTTGCTTTTCTTGTACCAACCATggatttcttaatatttttgtaGAAAGGATTCC
Encoded proteins:
- the rfk gene encoding riboflavin kinase gives rise to the protein MKSLPYFCRGEVIRGFGRGSKELGIPTANLPDSVVDHLPADISTGIYYGWACVGDGDVYKMVMSIGWNPFYKNIKKSMEAHLIHTFKEDFYGGILSFVVVGYIRPETSFNSLEALIMAITNDIEEAKVKLELPEHLKLREDNFFTSAPSTSSTMPPTSSSMSQTILNGH